One genomic segment of Vibrio fluvialis includes these proteins:
- a CDS encoding pyrimidine/purine nucleoside phosphorylase — protein MIKENSYFEGNVKSLGFQQDSNEITVGVMAPGEYTFGTGAPERMTVVKGALTIKRATDADWVTFNSGEAFEVEGNSSFDLQVAVATAYLCEYL, from the coding sequence ATGATTAAAGAGAACAGCTATTTCGAAGGCAACGTAAAGTCTTTGGGTTTTCAGCAGGATAGTAATGAAATCACCGTCGGCGTTATGGCGCCGGGCGAATACACCTTCGGTACAGGTGCACCAGAGCGCATGACCGTTGTGAAAGGTGCGTTGACCATTAAACGCGCGACTGATGCAGACTGGGTAACGTTCAACTCAGGTGAAGCGTTTGAAGTGGAAGGTAATTCCTCTTTTGATCTGCAGGTAGCCGTTGCGACTGCATATTTGTGCGAATATCTGTAA
- a CDS encoding pirin family protein, translated as MSKVREIRQLIPSQATSDGDGVKIRRLAGFNNASFSPFLMVDELKSDERKDYVGGFPPHPHRGIETLTYMLQGHFQHRDHMGNVGELRSGGAQWMAAGRGVIHSEMPIMENGDLHGFQIWINQPARDKMIPARYHDFQPETITEHRSETLGLLRVLAGDIRANGEALQGPLTQTGVPATVADWQAGPGSELTIETDENHNMMLYAYKGSIKAGERVVMQGEMALLSKGETVSLVANNTSGVLIFIGEPINEPVVHYGPFVMNSIQEIEQAINDYNAGKFESY; from the coding sequence ATGAGCAAAGTAAGAGAAATTCGTCAGCTGATCCCGTCGCAAGCGACTTCTGACGGCGATGGCGTGAAAATCCGCCGCCTGGCAGGATTCAATAATGCGAGCTTCTCACCGTTTCTGATGGTGGATGAACTCAAATCCGACGAACGCAAAGACTACGTGGGTGGATTTCCTCCTCATCCGCATCGCGGTATCGAAACCCTGACCTACATGTTGCAAGGTCATTTTCAGCATCGCGATCATATGGGTAATGTGGGTGAACTGCGCAGCGGCGGCGCACAATGGATGGCGGCAGGACGTGGTGTGATCCACAGCGAAATGCCAATTATGGAAAACGGCGATTTGCACGGTTTCCAGATTTGGATCAACCAACCGGCGCGCGACAAGATGATCCCGGCCAGATATCACGACTTTCAGCCGGAAACCATCACCGAGCATCGCAGCGAAACACTCGGTCTGCTGCGTGTTCTGGCGGGCGATATTCGCGCTAACGGTGAAGCACTGCAAGGTCCGCTGACTCAAACTGGTGTCCCTGCCACCGTTGCCGATTGGCAGGCTGGCCCGGGCAGTGAGCTGACTATTGAAACCGACGAAAACCACAACATGATGCTGTACGCCTACAAAGGCAGCATCAAAGCGGGTGAACGAGTAGTCATGCAAGGCGAAATGGCATTACTGTCCAAAGGAGAGACGGTGTCTCTGGTCGCCAATAATACCAGCGGCGTGCTGATTTTCATCGGTGAACCGATCAACGAACCTGTCGTACATTACGGCCCGTTTGTGATGAACAGCATTCAGGAAATCGAACAAGCGATCAACGATTACAACGCGGGTAAGTTCGAAAGCTATTAA
- a CDS encoding GGDEF domain-containing protein: MNSLVGQQLKEMAKLGRLRKQKVVLISSIITALVLSLNGYLLLVDNQLVYSLFNLACAAAAIANMIYSRYRRSAHADLILTSLLLTQAMMLLAHGNIEGSKLFWVYPIVATIIFINRFQTGLFLSIGFCMLSILSIYSNRHASLGPDTMASDYFVISLISLTAICNTSAYFYSKAVRYIHLLYREGIEELAYTDQLTGLANRWSFENWATAKLAEPHPHSLITALVFLDIDNFKAINDNYGHDVGDRVLKHFAQRLKNNVRHSDRRTERHDYSIARFAGDEFVLLLYDVKSLQDLDSILHRISHLFEEPYKEGDTKLLNNLTVSAGAALFPLDADNLEELTRCADKAMYAAKHGGKNQYRYYHNVTTHHDEEAEQELAQFTPAKNQS, encoded by the coding sequence ATGAACAGTCTGGTGGGACAACAACTTAAAGAGATGGCCAAATTGGGCCGTTTGCGTAAACAAAAAGTTGTCCTGATTAGTTCTATCATCACTGCGTTAGTGCTGAGTCTGAATGGCTATCTGTTGTTGGTTGATAACCAGTTGGTGTACAGCCTGTTTAATCTGGCGTGTGCTGCTGCAGCCATCGCCAATATGATTTACAGCCGCTATCGACGCTCCGCGCATGCCGACCTCATCCTGACCAGTTTGCTGCTTACGCAAGCAATGATGCTTCTGGCACATGGTAACATTGAAGGCAGCAAACTGTTCTGGGTCTACCCGATTGTTGCCACCATCATTTTTATCAATCGTTTCCAGACAGGTCTCTTTCTGAGTATCGGTTTTTGCATGCTGTCGATATTGTCGATCTACAGCAACCGGCATGCGTCATTAGGGCCTGATACCATGGCGTCTGACTACTTTGTCATCAGCCTGATTTCGCTCACCGCAATCTGCAATACCTCAGCCTATTTCTATTCCAAAGCGGTACGCTACATTCATTTACTTTATCGAGAAGGGATTGAAGAGCTGGCCTATACCGACCAGTTGACCGGCCTTGCCAACCGCTGGAGCTTTGAAAACTGGGCGACCGCAAAACTGGCAGAGCCGCACCCTCATTCACTGATTACCGCACTGGTATTTCTCGATATCGATAACTTTAAAGCCATCAATGACAACTACGGGCATGATGTCGGCGATCGGGTGTTGAAGCATTTCGCCCAGCGACTGAAAAACAACGTGCGCCACAGTGATCGTCGAACGGAGCGCCATGACTACTCAATTGCCCGCTTTGCCGGCGATGAGTTCGTGTTGCTGCTTTATGATGTAAAGTCTTTACAAGATCTCGACAGCATCCTGCACCGCATCAGTCATCTGTTTGAGGAGCCATACAAGGAAGGAGACACGAAATTATTGAACAATCTGACCGTCAGTGCCGGGGCTGCGCTGTTTCCGCTTGATGCGGATAACTTAGAAGAGTTGACGCGCTGTGCTGACAAGGCCATGTACGCAGCGAAACATGGCGGCAAAAACCAATACCGCTACTACCACAACGTCACCACGCACCATGATGAAGAAGCCGAGCAAGAGCTCGCTCAATTCACTCCCGCGAAAAACCAAAGCTAA